From the genome of Deferribacteraceae bacterium V6Fe1:
CTTGCAAGCATTGTCTAAATAATAAAAAAAGGCCGGGAAACCCCGGCCTTTTTTAGTATGTAAAAATTATATTAGAATCTGTAAGTCATCTTAAGGTAAAATTGGTCAACCTTATCAACTACAGGCATCAAAGTATTGAAAGCTGTAGCATCTTTAATCTTAACAGGCTCACCCATATAGTTACCGCTGTTAGTGTACTCGTAATCATAGTGGATGTAACCAAGTGTAGCAAAGAAGTTGTTACCAACGATCGGCTGATGATAGTATACCTCATACACATCACCGCGTGTAGCAAGCTTCTGTGCATCATAAGTAAGGATAAATGGCTGCCAGTATTTGGTACCATGGTTGTATTCTACACCAAGTTTACCGCCTAAGAATGGCAATTCTGGAGTCATAACACCAAGCCAGATAGAGTGACCTGTACCATCCATCATTTTATCCATGCCCATAAATTGATACATTGGGTTAGCTGACTGGTTGGTTGGGTCAGTTTTACTCATAGAATAAGCAGCAAACCAGCTGAAGTCAAATGTATAACCTTGAGCTATAATTGAGTGAAGGTCTATATTACCAACCTCTGACATTGGCTCTACACGAGAAACAAATCCACCATAGTTAGGATTGATAGTATAATTATCATAAATTCCATCTAAATTTGTATCTGAACCTGATACATAGAATGGAAATACAGCAGTACCGATAAAGCCGTCAGTCAAACCGTAGCCGTGAGCCCAGTTGTAAATCACTTTGTAATCTTCGTTATCAAAAAGTTTAACGATAGCACCAAAGAAGTGAACATCATTTACATCTGCCTGAGCATTCATAGAGTTAAGTGTGCCGTAGCCACCTTCATAACCCTGACCGTAGCAAAACTTAACATTAAGCCCTGGTATACCGGTCAAGTCAGCAAGATCAAATCCTAATGAACCACCATCAAAGTTCATTTGAATGATTGTGCCGGCAGGTGAGCCACCAAGTACTGCATTTTCATGGTTTTCCATACCATAACCGTAAGCGGCAGGACGACGACCAAAAGAGAAATGCCAGTGAACATCCCCGATACTGTTTCTATATACGAAATAAGCTCTTTCTACTCTCAAAGAATCATCTGTAGGTACCTGAGCAGAGTTTGCATCAAGAGCCATACTCCCCATAGTGCCGTTAAAGAAATGGAAAGGTGTAGAGTCACCAAAAGTCTTAAACATTACCAAACGACCGCTGAAAGAAAGGTTTTCGTTTACTTTTGAAGAAAGCCTTAAACGAAGTCTGTTAGTAAGCATAAAGTCGTTGTTTGTGTCGTATTTTTTAGGAGTAACCATGCCAAAAAGCTTGCCAATCTTTTCAGCATCTGTTCCACTAAGAGTAGTACTCTCTACAGCATCAGGCACACCATTTGAATTAGAGTCAGTAGTCAAACCCACAAGTCCAAACATTGTAGGCAACTGAGAAGCTTCTGCAGGATATTTCGAAGCAAATGCACCATAATCAGAAACTGAAAAACCACTTCCATCCATCCACAAAGACATAAAATCACTTGCCCAGTCAGGCAATGCCCTTACATTCTTATACTGAGTGCTGTCAAGTCTTGACATAAACTCAGCACTGATAGAAAGCTTGTCTGTAGCTGTGTGTCTTGTGTTTTTAGACACAAATTTGTTCATAGTGTCTACCTGAGTCTGAAGGTCAGCAATCTGTTTCCTGAGCTGATCAAGTTCAGAATCGGCAAAAGCGAAAGTTGATGCTAATAAAACCCCTAAAACGATAGATAAAAGTTTTTTCATCGAAAAACCTCCAAATAAATTTTTTCCCACTTTTAGAGTAGGCTATAGTTTCTAAAACAAAGGGGGACAATCCCCCTTAATTAACCGATATTTCTAATTCTAACCGCAAGTTTCTGGCTGGTCAGAGTCAAGTGCGTGGCTGTGAAGATATTCAAACATATCTTCTACGTCCTGATCGCTAAGACCTGCTTTAGCAGAGCACTCTTTAATCTTTGGAAGAGCTGCTTTCCACTGAGCCTGAGTCTTTGACACAGGGCTAAGTGCAGCTACACCTGCTTTTGAGCCGTCATGGCAAGCAAGACGACAGCTTTTTTTCCATACTCTCTTACCTTTTCTTGCATTACCAGCAGCGTAAGCTGAAGTAACTGCAAAAATTGCAATTGTCGCTAAAACCAAAGCCGTAAAAAGTTTCTTTTTCATACATGCCTCCTTATATTTGGCTTATCTGCCTTGTTTTATTTGTATATTCAGAATAATCAATATTGACCCTATAAAAAATGCTATTCACTGAAAACCTCTTCGACGATTCCATCCAAATCGTTAATAAATTCCAATAAACCCAATGCCAACACTTTATAAAAATCAAGCTCGGCACTCTCGATAATTTTCTTACAAAATTTTTCACACATTGGCAATACCAAACCGTAAGCTACAAGAAAAAAACCTTTTGCCGCGCTAATCCCGTCAACATTAAGTCTGCCTATCATAATCGACATATATTCAAGCATTATATGGATATTGTCTTCCAAATCTTTATAATCTTCTTTAAGCTCAAACCCTGTCTTTAGCATCAAATCTCTTAATTTTAAAAGATGGTCGCTAAACAGTAGCCCGTCATCACTAAGATACACAGATGCATACGGGCTGGCAGGCACTCCGTCTTTATTGGCCACAAAAAGTCTTACATACTCCACCTGCATATCATCAGCTTTTTCAACGTGGAGCGTTTTGCCTGCATAGGCCTCGAAAAAATCATCAAAATATTTTGCTGACTCTTTAAGTCTCGAGTAAACTTTCACATCTGGATATCTGAAGGCAAGGGATAAAAACATCAATGTATTGCTTAGATTAATTACCGCTGTCTCATCGTATGAATCAAAATTTATTACAACATCGTCCCAATCCCCTTTTAGTGCAATTTTTTTTACCTTTTCCAAATCAACCGGGACTTTAAACTCTGTCATTTGTTCCCCTTAAATTTCACTACGTTTCACCAACAGTAGTCATATTAAATAATCTATTTTTTTTGTAAAGACTTTTTTGTATACAATATGCAATTTTTTCTATAATAACTTTTTGTGCGCAAATAGATTTAAGAGCAAAATTACTCCTGCCATTGAAGATAATAGCATCAAAAAGCTACTCCACCCATATTTTTCATAGATAAGCCCTGGCAGGTATGAGCCAATAATTCCGCCAAAATAATAAAAGGATACATACATGCCGTTTACAATCCCCTTATTTTTATCTGCATTTTTATTCACAAACCCAGACCCAACGGAGTGGAGCATAAACATCCCGCCGCAAAAGATAAACATATTGATATATATCCACAGTAAATTGTCCATCTGAAATAGCAGCAGAGCCGTTATATAAACTGTCGAACCTAAAATAAGGGATTTTCTATACCCGAATATTCCTATAATCTTCACTGACAATAGGCTTACAATGACACCCATCAAATATCCGGAATAGGCAAGCCCCGTTTTCAGCTCATTGGATTTGCTACTTAATTTTGAAAGATGGTCAGGCAAATAATTTAAAAGACCGGCAAAACAGAAAAATGACAGAAAAATCGAGATATACACAACCATAAATTTTTTATCTTTAAGCACCACAAAAACATCATTAAATCTTGGTTTGGTAACGCTCAGATTAACATCTTTCTCAAGCGATTTCACAAAATATACCAATAAAATCAGGCACAACCCCAAAAACAAAAAACTAACCCGCCAATTAAAAAGGTAAGATATTAGCCCTGATACGGCTCTGCCCGCAAATCCGCCGACAATGGTTGATGCGATATAAATCGACATAACCCTTTGAATATTCTCACCGTTTGAAAGTTTGGAAACATATGTCATAAGGGACGTCAAAATTGCAGGGATTAAAACCCCTTGAAAAAGCCTTATGCCAAGTATCTGATAAAAACTTACCGCAAACCCTAACATTATTTCACTCAACCCCAAAAGAAGCAGTGCCATCAAGATTATCTTCCTCGCCGATACGGTTTCCAATATTATCCCGTATAAAAACGGTGAAAAACTAAGTGGAATAAGGGTAAAAGTTATTATAAGACCTGATGTGGAAGCAGAAAGGTTAAACTCTTTTGAAAGTATTGGCAATAGGGGCTGAGGAGCGTATAGTGCAGAAAAGGTTAAAACAGCTGAAAAAACAATTAGAATCGTATTTTTAAAATTCATCTATTTGGCATCTTGTATTTTAATAGCTTAAGATTTGATATCCAAAATATATCCTAACATCTCATCAGTCGTTTTGACAGTTTTCGTGTTTGCCTGCACATATCTCAGGTCAACGATATTATTGACAATCTCTTTGGCCAAATCTACATTTGAAGCCTCAAGAAAACCGGACATTATTTCGTATGAATCCTCAGGGGCAGGATTGTTATTATCGTTAAAAATATCGATTTTAAATACCTTCTCTCCGTTTACCAATAAATTACCTTTTGTGTCTATACTTATTTCGTCATTATTATTATTTAGATTGAGCCCGTCGGTAAGCCTCTCCCCGTTTGCATTTACTATCTCTCCGTTTTTATCAAGATAAAAATTGCCTTCTCTCGTGAGATTTTCACCGTTTTCACCGTAAACTTTAAAATAGCCGTTTCCGTTTATTGCAAGGTCAAGATTTCTACCCGTATGGATAAGATAGCCTTGAGACTTATCGCTATTGACAGAAATTACCTTTACTCCCCCTTTTGAAAGCTCAGACAAAACCGAATATTGTGACTTATACGAGGTGGAGTTTACATTTGCGATATTATTGGCGGTAACGGAGATCCTGTTATCACCCGCCACAATCGCACTTAACGCCGAATATAATCCCTGAATCATTTGCTTTCTCCTTATTTTTATATTATATTACATAAGCGAATTTTTTACAATAGGGAGGTCGATATGGTTCAAATATCCGATGATTTTTTGAAAGAATTTTTAAAAAAGGCTAAAAATATCATAATCGTAGGTGCTTCAAACAGACCTGAAAGAGCAAGCAACCATATAATGAAATTTTTGATGGACAAAGGGTATAACTGCTACCCTGTAAACCCTATGGAGGATGAAGTCTTAGGTGTCAAAGCTTATAAATCAATAAAAGATGTGCCTGTTACCCCTGATTTGGTAGATGTATTTCGAAAAAGTGAAGCATGCCCGGAAATCGTCAAAGAGTCTGTCGAAAAAGGTGCAAAGTTTATTTGGTTGCAAGAAAATGTTTACAGCGAAGAGGCAAAAAAGATTGCTGACGAAAACAATATCCCTATTATTATGGATAAATGCATTTATAAGGAATTTTTAAGGCTTAAAGTGGTAGGTTAATATTTATGGGGTTAATATTTTCTTCTTTCATACATGTCTTTTTAAAGCTTTTTTTCATATTAACCCCATTTTTTGTCCTTTCCACATTCCTTGTCATGACAAACGACTTTACTGAGGCGGAAAGGAAAAAGACTGCTGTCAAGGTTACTTTTGCAGTCCTCTTAATCACTTTTACAATGTATCTTTTCGGCAAATACATATTTATGGTATTTGGCATTACCATCGATGCCTTCAGGATAGGTGCAGGGGTGCTTTTATTCTTATCGTCCGTAAGCCTTGTCCAGGGGAAGACAATCAGCCAGAGCAGTCAAAAGGAAGATATTGCCGTCGTCCCTTTGGCACTTCCCGTGACGGTAGGGCCTGGGACAATAGGAATTTTGCTTGTAATGGCCGCCGAAAACAAATCGATAACATTAAAGCTCATAGATTGTGCAGGTCTGTTCTTTGCTGTTTCAGCTATCGGAATACTGCTACTTTCATCTGTTAAAATTGAGAAAATTATCGGTCAAAGAGGGCTTGCCATATTAAGCAAAATAACAGGCCTGTTTATTGCATCTATTTCAGCCCAACTGATATTTACAGGTATAAAAAATTTCTTATTCAGCTGATAATCTCCTTATGTCCCCATTTTTTTAAATGCTCTTTAATAAATGATATAATAGCTTCGTGCTCTTCATCCCCGCGTCCGGTAATCTCCATCGGCTTACCAAAAGCAAACATTACCTTTCTTTCAGGATAAATTTTACCAAAATCTTTTATTAACTTGCCGTTTGTCCAAGCATCAGTCTTAAGGGCTACGGGGACAACTTTTACACCGGCTTTTTTTGCCAATTTTATACCTATTGTGTTAAACTGCTTCGAATCAAACACAGGTGTCCTTGTGGTCTGTGGAAACACAATAACCGATACCCCTTTACTCAATTTTTCCGTGCCGTCATTTAATACAGTTTTTAAATCTTCTCTCGGATTATCCCTGCTTACTACAATCGGGTCTCTTGCAACCATTATATGTCTAAATACAGGATACTCCACGAGACTCTTCTTAACCACAAATGTAACAGGCTTTTTAGGCTGAATAAGGCATGGCAAAATAAACGTCTCAAGTGTGCTCATATGGTTACCAATAAATACAACAGGCTCAGGCTCATTGGCAAAGTTTTCGACACCGGTAACCTCTATCTCGCATCCGACACTTTCAAGAAATCGAAGTGTATCGTAGCTACTTTTAACCCATTCATCATCGTTGTATCCCCCTTTTTTTGCAATACTGCTTGAGCTAAACACAACTCTCAAAAGGCCGATATAAAATGTGACAGTAGGGAAATGTTTGCCGAAAAATCCTATCTTTTTCTTTTCTGTTTTATAGTTATCTTTTAACGTTATCATAAAATTTACCTCGTAAGCTTAAGTTTGCTTGACTTAAAATGCTCAGCGATTATAATTTATTTACTCTTAAAATCAAGGGGGAAGAGATGGAAAAACTTATTCAAGGGCTTGTAAAATTCAAATCGGAAGATTTTGAAACTTACTCGGATGTTTTCAGTAATCTAAAGGACAAACAAAATCCTCATACACTTTTTATAGGCTGCTCCGACTCAAGGGTTGTGCCCACACTTATTACCAATGCAATGCCGGGTGAGCTTTTCTTACTAAGAAATATTGCAAATATTGTTCCTCCTTACAGGGAGGATGACCAATATTTTGGGACGCAGGCTGTTATTGAATATGCTGTAAACATGCTCAATGTTGAAAATATTGTTGTTTGCGGACATTCAAATTGTGGAGGTTGTAACTCACTTTTAAACTACCACAAACAAGATTTCAGTAACATTAAAAGTGTAAAGAAATGGCTCA
Proteins encoded in this window:
- a CDS encoding MFS transporter, whose translation is MNFKNTILIVFSAVLTFSALYAPQPLLPILSKEFNLSASTSGLIITFTLIPLSFSPFLYGIILETVSARKIILMALLLLGLSEIMLGFAVSFYQILGIRLFQGVLIPAILTSLMTYVSKLSNGENIQRVMSIYIASTIVGGFAGRAVSGLISYLFNWRVSFLFLGLCLILLVYFVKSLEKDVNLSVTKPRFNDVFVVLKDKKFMVVYISIFLSFFCFAGLLNYLPDHLSKLSSKSNELKTGLAYSGYLMGVIVSLLSVKIIGIFGYRKSLILGSTVYITALLLFQMDNLLWIYINMFIFCGGMFMLHSVGSGFVNKNADKNKGIVNGMYVSFYYFGGIIGSYLPGLIYEKYGWSSFLMLLSSMAGVILLLNLFAHKKLL
- a CDS encoding molecular chaperone TorD family protein, which gives rise to MTEFKVPVDLEKVKKIALKGDWDDVVINFDSYDETAVINLSNTLMFLSLAFRYPDVKVYSRLKESAKYFDDFFEAYAGKTLHVEKADDMQVEYVRLFVANKDGVPASPYASVYLSDDGLLFSDHLLKLRDLMLKTGFELKEDYKDLEDNIHIMLEYMSIMIGRLNVDGISAAKGFFLVAYGLVLPMCEKFCKKIIESAELDFYKVLALGLLEFINDLDGIVEEVFSE
- a CDS encoding 1-acyl-sn-glycerol-3-phosphate acyltransferase encodes the protein MITLKDNYKTEKKKIGFFGKHFPTVTFYIGLLRVVFSSSSIAKKGGYNDDEWVKSSYDTLRFLESVGCEIEVTGVENFANEPEPVVFIGNHMSTLETFILPCLIQPKKPVTFVVKKSLVEYPVFRHIMVARDPIVVSRDNPREDLKTVLNDGTEKLSKGVSVIVFPQTTRTPVFDSKQFNTIGIKLAKKAGVKVVPVALKTDAWTNGKLIKDFGKIYPERKVMFAFGKPMEITGRGDEEHEAIISFIKEHLKKWGHKEIIS
- a CDS encoding cytochrome c, whose amino-acid sequence is MKKKLFTALVLATIAIFAVTSAYAAGNARKGKRVWKKSCRLACHDGSKAGVAALSPVSKTQAQWKAALPKIKECSAKAGLSDQDVEDMFEYLHSHALDSDQPETCG
- a CDS encoding CoA-binding protein, producing the protein MVQISDDFLKEFLKKAKNIIIVGASNRPERASNHIMKFLMDKGYNCYPVNPMEDEVLGVKAYKSIKDVPVTPDLVDVFRKSEACPEIVKESVEKGAKFIWLQENVYSEEAKKIADENNIPIIMDKCIYKEFLRLKVVG
- a CDS encoding MarC family protein, which gives rise to MGLIFSSFIHVFLKLFFILTPFFVLSTFLVMTNDFTEAERKKTAVKVTFAVLLITFTMYLFGKYIFMVFGITIDAFRIGAGVLLFLSSVSLVQGKTISQSSQKEDIAVVPLALPVTVGPGTIGILLVMAAENKSITLKLIDCAGLFFAVSAIGILLLSSVKIEKIIGQRGLAILSKITGLFIASISAQLIFTGIKNFLFS
- a CDS encoding carbonic anhydrase, which produces MEKLIQGLVKFKSEDFETYSDVFSNLKDKQNPHTLFIGCSDSRVVPTLITNAMPGELFLLRNIANIVPPYREDDQYFGTQAVIEYAVNMLNVENIVVCGHSNCGGCNSLLNYHKQDFSNIKSVKKWLSLGLPALNKLNEIAKEKSLPVKEWMIEQLNIIEQIKNLLTYPYIAEKYKNNTINIYGWYYLIEKGVIFNYNKETNFFEPINL
- a CDS encoding DUF3373 domain-containing protein, translated to MKKLLSIVLGVLLASTFAFADSELDQLRKQIADLQTQVDTMNKFVSKNTRHTATDKLSISAEFMSRLDSTQYKNVRALPDWASDFMSLWMDGSGFSVSDYGAFASKYPAEASQLPTMFGLVGLTTDSNSNGVPDAVESTTLSGTDAEKIGKLFGMVTPKKYDTNNDFMLTNRLRLRLSSKVNENLSFSGRLVMFKTFGDSTPFHFFNGTMGSMALDANSAQVPTDDSLRVERAYFVYRNSIGDVHWHFSFGRRPAAYGYGMENHENAVLGGSPAGTIIQMNFDGGSLGFDLADLTGIPGLNVKFCYGQGYEGGYGTLNSMNAQADVNDVHFFGAIVKLFDNEDYKVIYNWAHGYGLTDGFIGTAVFPFYVSGSDTNLDGIYDNYTINPNYGGFVSRVEPMSEVGNIDLHSIIAQGYTFDFSWFAAYSMSKTDPTNQSANPMYQFMGMDKMMDGTGHSIWLGVMTPELPFLGGKLGVEYNHGTKYWQPFILTYDAQKLATRGDVYEVYYHQPIVGNNFFATLGYIHYDYEYTNSGNYMGEPVKIKDATAFNTLMPVVDKVDQFYLKMTYRF
- a CDS encoding flagellar hook basal-body protein, producing MIQGLYSALSAIVAGDNRISVTANNIANVNSTSYKSQYSVLSELSKGGVKVISVNSDKSQGYLIHTGRNLDLAINGNGYFKVYGENGENLTREGNFYLDKNGEIVNANGERLTDGLNLNNNNDEISIDTKGNLLVNGEKVFKIDIFNDNNNPAPEDSYEIMSGFLEASNVDLAKEIVNNIVDLRYVQANTKTVKTTDEMLGYILDIKS